The Haemophilus parainfluenzae genome window below encodes:
- the selA gene encoding L-seryl-tRNA(Sec) selenium transferase — MTALFQQLPSVDKFLKTPEGEMLLTEFGHSAVVRELRQLLSDGREFIKQHQHLPHFFADHLNTLHYLQERLTQQNHVQIKSVHNLTGTVLHTNLGRALWAESAQQAALHAMKGNVALEYDLEEGKRSHRDNYISELLAQLTGAEAACIVNNNAAAVLLMLATFAKDREVIISRGELIEIGGAFRIPDIMAQAGCKLVEVGTTNRTHLKDYRQAINENTAFLMKVHCSNYHISGFTASVSEQELVELGREFDIPVITDLGSGALIDLSQYDLPNEPTVQEKVAQGVNLVSFSGDKLLGGTQAGIIVGKKEWIAQLQAHPLKRVLRCDKVILAGLEATLRLYLQPEKLIETLPTLHLLTQSMDVLKEKAEQLKACLANRLKDYQVEIEESVAQIGSGSQPMATIPSLAVTIAEKTEVKLTALLAVFKALEQPIIGRVEKGKIWLDLRSMADFKALLDTVEKL, encoded by the coding sequence ATGACCGCACTTTTCCAACAACTTCCTTCTGTAGATAAATTTTTAAAAACACCAGAAGGTGAAATGCTTTTAACTGAATTTGGTCATTCAGCTGTCGTGCGTGAATTACGCCAATTATTGTCTGATGGGCGCGAGTTTATCAAACAGCATCAACATTTACCGCACTTTTTTGCCGATCATTTGAATACATTGCATTATTTACAAGAGCGATTGACTCAACAAAATCATGTGCAAATTAAATCAGTCCATAATTTAACCGGCACAGTATTACACACAAATTTAGGGCGAGCATTGTGGGCTGAAAGTGCACAACAGGCAGCGCTTCATGCGATGAAAGGTAATGTTGCGTTAGAATATGATTTGGAAGAAGGCAAACGCAGTCATCGGGATAATTATATTAGTGAACTACTTGCACAACTCACAGGTGCAGAAGCTGCTTGTATCGTTAACAACAATGCTGCAGCTGTACTCTTGATGTTGGCCACCTTTGCTAAAGATAGAGAAGTCATTATTTCTCGTGGTGAGTTAATTGAAATCGGTGGCGCATTTCGCATTCCAGATATTATGGCTCAAGCAGGCTGTAAACTTGTTGAAGTGGGAACAACAAACCGAACACATTTGAAAGATTATCGTCAAGCAATCAATGAAAATACCGCTTTCTTAATGAAAGTACATTGCAGTAACTATCATATTAGTGGATTTACCGCTTCGGTTTCAGAACAAGAGTTGGTTGAGCTAGGACGAGAATTTGATATTCCAGTGATTACGGATCTTGGTAGTGGAGCATTAATTGATCTAAGCCAATATGATTTACCGAATGAGCCAACGGTGCAAGAAAAAGTCGCACAGGGCGTAAACTTGGTGTCATTCTCGGGCGATAAATTATTGGGTGGAACACAAGCCGGTATTATCGTCGGTAAAAAAGAGTGGATTGCTCAGTTACAAGCTCATCCATTAAAGCGCGTATTACGTTGCGATAAAGTGATTTTAGCTGGGCTTGAGGCAACATTACGCCTTTATCTTCAACCTGAAAAACTTATTGAGACGTTGCCAACTTTGCATTTGCTCACCCAATCAATGGATGTATTAAAAGAAAAAGCTGAACAACTTAAAGCCTGTTTAGCAAACCGCTTAAAAGATTACCAGGTTGAGATTGAAGAAAGTGTTGCTCAGATTGGGAGTGGTTCTCAACCGATGGCGACGATTCCTTCTCTCGCGGTGACGATTGCTGAAAAAACAGAGGTAAAATTGACCGCACTTTTAGCAGTATTCAAAGCGTTAGAACAACCAATAATCGGTCGTGTTGAGAAAGGAAAAATTTGGTTAGATTTACGTAGCATGGCTGACTTTAAGGCATTATTAGATACGGTGGAAAAATTATGA
- a CDS encoding YigZ family protein, giving the protein MAEYLIPKSAVVFEEEIKKSRFITYLQYTEGLEQAKAFWAEIKSQHPNARHHCWAAVAGKPTDSQQLGFSDDGEPAGTAGKPMLSALQGSQVGEISAVVVRYYGGILLGTGGLVRAYGNGVQQALKLLETERKVERQLFQVHCDYAQLNWIQILCEQHQIEIYQQDFQVQITLQLGISEDQIKPFEQALIERSAGTLKLEEMN; this is encoded by the coding sequence ATGGCTGAATACCTTATCCCAAAAAGTGCGGTTGTTTTTGAAGAAGAAATTAAGAAAAGTCGATTTATCACGTATTTGCAATATACGGAAGGACTTGAGCAAGCCAAAGCTTTTTGGGCAGAAATTAAATCGCAGCACCCTAATGCCCGCCATCATTGTTGGGCAGCAGTGGCAGGCAAGCCAACGGATTCGCAACAATTAGGCTTTTCCGATGACGGTGAACCTGCAGGAACCGCAGGAAAACCGATGCTATCGGCTTTGCAAGGTAGCCAAGTTGGTGAAATTAGTGCTGTTGTTGTTCGTTATTATGGTGGCATTTTATTAGGCACTGGCGGTTTAGTTCGTGCTTATGGAAATGGTGTGCAGCAAGCTTTAAAATTATTAGAAACTGAACGAAAAGTAGAACGTCAGTTATTCCAAGTTCATTGTGATTATGCACAATTAAATTGGATCCAAATTTTATGTGAACAACATCAAATTGAAATTTATCAGCAAGATTTTCAAGTGCAGATTACATTGCAGTTAGGCATTAGTGAAGATCAAATTAAACCTTTTGAACAAGCATTAATTGAGCGTTCGGCAGGAACGTTGAAATTAGAAGAAATGAATTAA
- the rpsG gene encoding 30S ribosomal protein S7, producing MPRRRSVEPRKILPDPKFGSELLAKFINVLMVDGKKSVAETIVYGALDKLAERTGKEPLEAFEIALENVRPTVEVKSRRVGGSTYQVPVEVRPVRRNALGMRWIVEAARKRGDKSMALRLANELSDASDNKGAAVKKREDVHRMAEANKAFAHFRW from the coding sequence ATGCCACGTCGTCGTAGTGTTGAACCACGCAAGATTCTTCCAGATCCGAAGTTCGGTTCAGAGTTACTTGCAAAATTTATTAATGTATTAATGGTAGACGGTAAAAAATCTGTTGCTGAAACCATCGTTTACGGTGCGTTAGACAAACTTGCAGAACGCACAGGTAAAGAACCTTTAGAAGCATTTGAAATTGCACTTGAAAACGTTCGCCCGACTGTTGAGGTTAAATCTCGTCGTGTTGGTGGTTCTACTTACCAAGTGCCAGTTGAAGTACGTCCAGTTCGTCGTAACGCATTAGGTATGCGTTGGATCGTTGAAGCGGCACGTAAACGCGGTGATAAATCAATGGCTTTACGTCTTGCAAATGAATTATCTGATGCATCAGATAACAAAGGCGCAGCAGTGAAAAAACGTGAAGACGTTCACCGTATGGCTGAAGCTAACAAAGCATTTGCTCACTTCCGTTGGTAA
- a CDS encoding RsiV family protein produces MKKTLISALILTALFAVTGCEDKETKTTIEQQTQTIAQLTAENTQLKAEKEKAEKVIPAIIAQDDVIFDKEETIKYPKSPKEDEYVPVEGKLHYSISTLKTNIEWLDTLLLEQISKNADGKPRSREQLIADYQKAYDEAKKEMLESPIIGVDETLDLAFSHQRGKLAVFLINYYSYSGGAHGVGGGHYLNIDLETKKLLSFDDVFKPNQQAKLKELLWERYTRYGEVKDEEVFTSKDAFEVTDNFYLDHDGIHFVYNVYEIASYADGPQELVIEWWNASALLKPEFLQKQYYPVSSNTAE; encoded by the coding sequence ATGAAAAAGACACTGATTTCAGCCTTAATTTTAACCGCACTTTTTGCGGTAACAGGCTGTGAAGATAAAGAAACGAAGACAACCATTGAGCAACAAACACAGACAATTGCACAACTAACGGCAGAAAATACGCAATTAAAAGCTGAAAAAGAAAAGGCGGAGAAGGTTATTCCAGCAATTATTGCTCAAGATGATGTGATTTTTGATAAAGAGGAAACCATCAAATATCCTAAATCGCCCAAAGAAGATGAATATGTGCCTGTAGAAGGTAAACTTCATTACAGCATTTCTACACTAAAAACGAATATTGAATGGTTAGATACACTACTTTTAGAACAAATTTCCAAAAATGCTGACGGTAAACCAAGAAGCCGCGAGCAGCTTATAGCAGATTACCAGAAAGCATATGATGAAGCTAAGAAAGAGATGTTGGAATCCCCAATAATTGGTGTTGATGAAACCTTAGATTTAGCATTTAGTCATCAAAGGGGTAAGCTTGCTGTATTTTTAATAAATTATTACAGCTATAGCGGTGGCGCTCATGGCGTTGGGGGGGGCCACTATCTTAATATTGATTTAGAAACAAAAAAACTACTTTCATTTGATGATGTGTTTAAACCGAACCAACAAGCCAAATTAAAAGAATTGCTTTGGGAACGTTACACTCGATATGGCGAGGTAAAAGATGAGGAAGTATTTACTTCAAAAGACGCTTTTGAAGTAACCGATAATTTCTATTTAGATCATGACGGTATTCATTTTGTGTATAACGTGTATGAAATTGCGTCTTATGCAGATGGACCACAGGAGTTGGTGATTGAGTGGTGGAATGCCTCTGCGTTATTGAAGCCTGAATTTCTTCAGAAACAGTATTATCCCGTTTCGAGTAATACGGCAGAATAA
- the tuf gene encoding elongation factor Tu → MSKEKFERTKPHVNVGTIGHVDHGKTTLTAAITTVLAKHYGGAARAFDQIDNAPEEKARGITINTSHVEYDTPTRHYAHVDCPGHADYVKNMITGAAQMDGAILVVAATDGPMPQTREHILLGRQVGVPYIIVFLNKCDMVDDEELLELVEMEVRELLSQYDFPGDDTPIVRGSALQALNGVAEWEEKILELANHLDTYIPEPERAIDQPFLLPIEDVFSISGRGTVVTGRVERGIIRTGDEVEIVGIKPTTKTTVTGVEMFRKLLDEGRAGENIGALLRGTKREEIERGQVLAKPGSITPHTDFESEVYVLSKEEGGRHTPFFKGYRPQFYFRTTDVTGTIELPEGVEMVMPGDNIKMTVSLIHPIAMDQGLRFAIREGGRTVGAGVVAKIIK, encoded by the coding sequence ATGTCTAAAGAAAAATTTGAACGTACAAAACCGCACGTAAACGTGGGTACAATCGGCCACGTTGACCACGGTAAAACAACTTTAACAGCAGCAATCACAACCGTATTAGCAAAACACTACGGTGGTGCAGCTCGTGCATTCGACCAAATTGATAACGCGCCAGAAGAAAAAGCGCGTGGTATCACCATCAACACATCACACGTTGAATACGATACTCCAACTCGCCACTACGCACACGTTGACTGCCCAGGACACGCGGACTATGTTAAAAACATGATTACCGGTGCGGCGCAAATGGACGGTGCTATCTTAGTAGTAGCAGCGACAGATGGTCCAATGCCACAAACTCGTGAGCACATCTTATTAGGTCGCCAAGTAGGTGTACCTTACATCATCGTATTCTTAAACAAATGCGATATGGTAGATGACGAAGAGTTATTAGAATTAGTAGAAATGGAAGTTCGTGAACTTCTTTCTCAATATGACTTCCCAGGTGACGATACACCAATCGTACGTGGTTCTGCATTACAAGCATTAAACGGCGTTGCAGAATGGGAAGAAAAAATCCTTGAGTTAGCAAACCACTTAGATACTTACATTCCTGAGCCTGAGCGTGCAATTGACCAACCGTTCCTTCTTCCAATCGAAGACGTGTTCTCAATTTCAGGTCGTGGTACAGTAGTAACAGGTCGTGTTGAGCGTGGTATTATCCGCACTGGTGATGAAGTTGAAATCGTTGGTATCAAACCAACAACTAAAACAACTGTAACTGGTGTTGAAATGTTCCGTAAATTACTTGACGAAGGTCGTGCAGGTGAGAACATTGGTGCATTATTACGTGGTACAAAACGTGAAGAAATCGAACGTGGTCAAGTATTAGCGAAACCAGGTTCAATCACTCCACACACTGATTTTGAATCAGAAGTTTACGTATTATCAAAAGAAGAAGGTGGTCGTCACACTCCATTCTTCAAAGGTTACCGTCCACAGTTCTATTTCCGTACAACTGACGTAACTGGTACAATTGAATTACCAGAAGGCGTGGAAATGGTAATGCCTGGTGATAACATCAAAATGACAGTAAGCTTAATCCACCCAATCGCGATGGACCAAGGTTTACGTTTCGCAATCCGTGAAGGTGGCCGTACAGTAGGTGCTGGCGTTGTTGCGAAAATCATCAAATAA
- a CDS encoding chloride channel protein → MLRSFIFHLRYFYHKKLRQTHRISHKTLEFVCLLIGATFVALFSFGFAKLADIGLEFNAYWSAKYPLTVWIVLPLGLAFLTWFTAKYTPYVGGSGIPQVIASINLPYNGYKTKLVKFRQTIWKIPLTFFAMIIGASVGREGPSVQVGAAVMLAWGNFCRKYNFAFRGLSTNELIATGAAGGLSAAFNAPLAGVIFAIEELGRGVMLRWERRVLLGVLAAGFILVAIQGNSPYFPAYKGATSIPYLYLWLAICGIVCGVLGGIFGRLLAKGLAGLSPLKWRDWIRKHPIYIALLLGLVLAAMGTYSEGQTYGTGYNVVARALEGQLVSPEVGILKLFATVTTYWNGIAGGIFTPSLTTGAGIGTMLWEISNGMVDQRFLVILCMAAFLAGGTQSPVTASVVVMEMTGAQPVLIWLLISSIIASIISRQFSPKPFYHFAAGRFRQRMQEQQAEDLRRNEMQEK, encoded by the coding sequence ATGTTACGTTCATTCATTTTTCATTTACGTTATTTCTATCATAAAAAGCTTCGACAAACCCATCGTATCTCTCATAAAACACTCGAATTTGTATGTTTACTGATTGGTGCGACATTTGTTGCCCTATTTTCCTTTGGATTTGCGAAACTCGCCGATATCGGACTTGAATTTAATGCCTATTGGTCTGCTAAATATCCTCTCACCGTTTGGATCGTTTTACCGCTTGGTCTTGCTTTTCTCACCTGGTTTACCGCCAAATACACACCTTATGTTGGTGGCAGCGGTATTCCACAAGTGATTGCCTCCATTAATCTTCCTTACAATGGCTATAAAACGAAACTGGTTAAATTTCGCCAAACCATTTGGAAAATTCCACTTACTTTCTTTGCAATGATTATCGGTGCCTCTGTTGGACGTGAAGGGCCTTCTGTTCAAGTGGGTGCAGCGGTTATGCTCGCTTGGGGAAATTTCTGTCGTAAATATAACTTTGCTTTCCGTGGCTTAAGTACGAATGAACTCATCGCAACGGGTGCAGCAGGCGGTCTTTCTGCCGCCTTTAATGCCCCTTTAGCTGGGGTCATTTTTGCCATTGAAGAACTTGGTCGCGGCGTGATGTTACGCTGGGAACGCCGTGTGTTGCTCGGTGTATTAGCGGCCGGTTTTATTTTAGTGGCGATTCAAGGCAATAGCCCTTACTTTCCAGCCTATAAAGGTGCGACTTCTATTCCTTATTTATATCTTTGGCTTGCCATTTGTGGCATCGTCTGCGGTGTACTGGGTGGGATATTTGGACGACTCCTTGCCAAAGGGCTCGCGGGACTTTCTCCACTCAAATGGCGTGATTGGATCCGCAAACACCCAATTTACATTGCTTTATTACTCGGTTTAGTACTTGCCGCAATGGGTACCTACAGCGAAGGGCAAACTTATGGAACGGGCTATAATGTGGTTGCAAGAGCATTAGAAGGACAACTCGTTTCACCTGAAGTGGGAATACTAAAACTCTTCGCAACGGTTACGACGTATTGGAATGGCATCGCGGGCGGAATTTTTACGCCATCTCTCACTACTGGTGCGGGTATCGGCACTATGTTATGGGAAATCAGTAACGGCATGGTCGATCAACGTTTCTTGGTCATTTTATGTATGGCAGCCTTTTTAGCTGGAGGCACACAATCCCCTGTGACAGCCAGCGTAGTAGTAATGGAAATGACGGGGGCTCAACCCGTGCTGATTTGGCTCTTGATTTCCAGTATCATTGCCTCCATAATTTCGCGCCAATTTAGTCCGAAACCTTTTTACCACTTTGCGGCTGGACGTTTCCGTCAACGAATGCAGGAACAACAAGCAGAAGATCTTCGCCGTAACGAGATGCAAGAGAAATAA
- the selB gene encoding selenocysteine-specific translation elongation factor: protein MIIVTSGHVDHGKTALLKALTGTNTAHLPEEKKRGMTIDLGYAYLPLKEKVLGFIDVPGHEKFLANMLAGLGGVHYAMLIVAADEGIAAQTKEHLAILRQLQFTEIMVVITKADRATDEQIEVLKTQIQTDYPFLAESHYFITSAQTGLGIDALRDYLANLPELAEIDKPFRYAIDRVFSVKGAGTVVTGTAFAGTVAIDDELFLSTGQKVRVKNIHAQNTPSEKGLAGQRLALNLNVDLDRTPMQRGDWLLASEPLEPTDRITIEITPEVNLKDSQPVHIYHAASRTTGKLTLLESKNAMKNDRTLAEVILEQPLFLAFGDKLILRSGDAKVLIGGAKVLEIHSPKRYKRTEARLAFLAKLNQAQTATQRIGLTLQKEAIAAQALMWSEQLTENQLAEALAKNGDIRFQNWCFNRNYQREKTQQILTALATYHEQHNDQLGLSKARLYRIATLNQPENLIYHFIEEMLDEGQLQQTRGWLHLPSHKIQFSAEEQSLWQAVLAEFEKAHGQAIWVRDMATALAQDESVMRNFMYKAGKLGYLTPIVKDRFFLTESIYAYARLIKQMAGEEGKVAVNELRDKLNFGRKLTVQLMEYFDRTGFLRRKGNDHILRDKDTFDL, encoded by the coding sequence ATGATCATAGTAACATCAGGGCACGTCGATCATGGTAAAACAGCCCTTTTAAAAGCACTGACAGGTACGAATACTGCTCATTTGCCGGAAGAAAAAAAACGTGGCATGACTATTGATTTGGGGTATGCCTATTTGCCTTTAAAAGAGAAAGTACTCGGGTTTATTGATGTGCCTGGCCATGAAAAGTTTCTCGCCAATATGTTGGCGGGGCTTGGTGGTGTTCATTATGCGATGCTCATTGTTGCTGCAGATGAAGGGATTGCCGCACAAACTAAAGAACACTTAGCGATTTTGCGTCAGCTTCAATTTACTGAAATCATGGTAGTGATTACCAAGGCTGACCGAGCAACAGATGAGCAAATCGAGGTATTAAAAACACAAATTCAGACGGATTATCCATTCTTAGCTGAATCTCATTATTTTATTACATCGGCACAAACAGGCTTAGGGATTGATGCGTTACGCGATTATTTAGCCAATTTACCTGAATTAGCTGAAATAGATAAACCGTTCCGTTACGCCATCGACCGTGTTTTTAGCGTGAAAGGGGCGGGGACAGTGGTAACCGGGACAGCATTTGCGGGAACGGTGGCCATTGATGATGAACTCTTCCTTTCTACGGGACAAAAGGTTCGCGTAAAAAATATTCATGCTCAGAATACACCGAGCGAAAAAGGTTTGGCTGGTCAACGCTTAGCGCTCAATTTAAACGTTGATTTAGATCGTACTCCAATGCAGCGCGGCGATTGGTTGTTAGCCTCAGAACCACTTGAGCCGACCGATCGTATTACCATTGAAATTACACCTGAAGTGAATTTGAAAGACAGTCAGCCAGTGCACATTTATCATGCGGCAAGCCGTACGACGGGTAAGCTCACCTTGCTTGAAAGCAAAAATGCAATGAAAAATGACCGCACTTTGGCAGAAGTTATTTTAGAACAGCCATTATTTTTAGCTTTTGGGGATAAATTAATTTTACGTAGTGGTGATGCGAAAGTGTTAATTGGTGGTGCCAAGGTACTCGAAATTCATTCACCAAAACGTTATAAGCGCACAGAGGCTCGTCTAGCGTTCTTGGCTAAACTTAATCAGGCTCAAACTGCCACACAACGCATCGGATTGACCTTACAAAAAGAGGCGATTGCAGCTCAAGCTTTAATGTGGAGTGAGCAACTAACCGAAAATCAGCTGGCTGAAGCATTAGCCAAGAATGGCGATATCCGTTTCCAAAATTGGTGTTTTAATCGCAATTATCAACGTGAAAAAACGCAGCAAATTTTGACCGCACTTGCTACCTATCATGAGCAACATAATGATCAGCTAGGTTTGAGTAAGGCCCGCTTATACCGTATTGCGACACTAAACCAACCGGAAAATCTGATTTATCATTTTATTGAAGAAATGCTTGATGAAGGCCAATTGCAGCAGACTCGTGGCTGGTTGCATTTGCCTTCACACAAAATTCAATTTTCAGCCGAAGAGCAAAGCTTATGGCAAGCGGTGTTAGCTGAATTTGAGAAAGCGCATGGTCAAGCCATTTGGGTGCGTGATATGGCAACAGCCTTGGCGCAAGATGAAAGTGTGATGCGTAACTTTATGTATAAAGCTGGTAAATTGGGCTATCTCACCCCAATTGTAAAAGATCGATTTTTCCTGACTGAGAGCATTTATGCTTATGCTCGCTTAATTAAGCAAATGGCAGGCGAAGAAGGTAAAGTTGCCGTAAATGAATTACGTGATAAACTAAACTTTGGCCGAAAACTGACAGTACAATTAATGGAATATTTTGACCGTACCGGCTTTTTACGCCGCAAAGGCAATGACCATATTTTACGTGATAAAGATACATTTGATTTATAG
- the tusA gene encoding sulfurtransferase TusA, with amino-acid sequence MTEMTVDKILDTVGLRCPEPVMLVRKNIRHMNEGEVLLILADDPATTRDIPSFCQFMEHTLLASETKDTPFKYWVKKGQ; translated from the coding sequence ATGACTGAAATGACTGTCGATAAAATCCTTGATACCGTTGGTTTACGTTGTCCTGAACCCGTGATGCTCGTGAGAAAAAACATTCGCCACATGAATGAAGGTGAAGTGCTGCTTATTTTGGCGGACGACCCTGCCACGACTCGCGATATTCCCAGTTTCTGCCAATTTATGGAACATACCCTTTTAGCGAGTGAAACCAAAGATACTCCTTTTAAATACTGGGTGAAAAAAGGCCAATAA
- the rpsL gene encoding 30S ribosomal protein S12, producing MATINQLVRKPRVKKVVKSNVPALEACPQKRGVCTRVYTTTPKKPNSALRKVCRIRLTNGFEVTSYIGGEGHNLQEHSVVLIRGGRVKDLPGVRYHTVRGALDCAGVKDRKQGRSKYGVKRPKA from the coding sequence ATGGCAACTATCAACCAGCTAGTACGCAAACCGCGTGTGAAAAAGGTTGTAAAAAGTAACGTTCCTGCATTAGAGGCTTGCCCGCAGAAACGTGGTGTGTGCACTCGTGTATACACAACTACACCTAAAAAACCGAACTCAGCATTACGTAAAGTATGTCGTATTCGTTTAACTAATGGCTTTGAAGTAACTTCTTACATCGGCGGCGAAGGTCACAACCTTCAAGAGCACAGTGTTGTGCTTATCCGTGGTGGTCGTGTTAAAGACTTACCAGGTGTGCGTTACCACACTGTACGCGGCGCATTAGACTGTGCAGGTGTTAAAGATCGTAAACAAGGTCGTTCTAAATACGGCGTTAAACGTCCTAAAGCTTAA
- the fusA gene encoding elongation factor G — translation MARTTPIERYRNIGISAHIDAGKTTTTERILFYTGVSHKIGEVHDGAATMDWMEQEQERGITITSAATTAFWSGMSQQFPQHRINVIDTPGHVDFTVEVERSMRVLDGAVMVYCAVGGVQPQSETVWRQANKYQVPRVAFVNKMDRTGANFLRVVEQLKTRLGANAVPLQLPIGAEESFTGVVDLIKMKAINWNEADQGMTFTYEDIPADMQAACEEWRQNLVDAAAEATEELMEKYLGGEELSEEEIKAGLRQRVLANEIILVTCGSAFKNKGVQAMLDAVVEYLPAPTDIPAIKGINPDETEGERHASDDEPFSSLAFKIATDPFVGNLTFFRVYSGVINSGDTVLNSVRQKRERFGRIVQMHANKREEIKEVRAGDIAAAIGLKDVTTGDTLCAVDAPIILERMEFPEPVISVAVEPKTKADQEKMGLALGRLAQEDPSFRVHTDEESGETIISGMGELHLDIIVDRMKREFKVEANIGKPQVSYRETIRTRVNDVEGKHAKQSGGRGQYGHVVIDLYPLDPEGPGYEFVNEIKGGVIPGEYIPAVDKGIQEQLKSGPLAGYPVVDLGVRLHFGSYHDVDSSELAFKLAASLAFKAAFAKANPVLLEPIMKVEVETPPEYVGDVIGDLSRRRAMVNGQEANEFVVKIDAEVPLSEMFGYATDLRSQTQGRASYSMEPLKYAEAPTSVAAAVIEARKK, via the coding sequence ATGGCTCGTACAACCCCTATTGAAAGATATCGTAATATCGGTATTAGTGCGCACATTGATGCTGGTAAAACTACTACCACTGAACGTATCTTATTCTACACTGGTGTAAGTCACAAAATTGGTGAAGTACACGATGGTGCAGCGACAATGGACTGGATGGAACAAGAACAAGAACGTGGTATTACCATTACCTCTGCGGCAACTACCGCATTCTGGTCTGGTATGTCACAACAGTTCCCACAACACCGTATCAACGTTATCGATACCCCGGGACACGTAGACTTTACTGTTGAAGTAGAACGTTCTATGCGTGTTCTTGATGGTGCGGTAATGGTTTACTGTGCGGTTGGTGGTGTTCAACCTCAGTCTGAAACTGTATGGCGTCAAGCTAACAAATATCAAGTTCCACGTGTCGCGTTTGTAAACAAAATGGACCGTACTGGTGCTAACTTCTTACGTGTTGTTGAACAACTTAAAACTCGTTTAGGTGCTAATGCTGTTCCTCTTCAACTTCCAATCGGTGCAGAAGAAAGCTTCACTGGTGTTGTTGATTTGATCAAAATGAAAGCGATCAACTGGAACGAAGCAGACCAAGGTATGACTTTCACTTATGAAGATATTCCTGCAGATATGCAAGCAGCTTGTGAAGAATGGCGTCAAAACCTTGTTGATGCAGCAGCTGAAGCAACTGAAGAATTAATGGAAAAATATCTTGGTGGTGAAGAGTTAAGCGAAGAAGAAATCAAAGCAGGTCTTCGTCAACGCGTATTAGCAAACGAAATCATCTTGGTAACTTGTGGTTCTGCATTCAAAAACAAAGGTGTTCAAGCAATGCTTGATGCGGTTGTTGAATACTTACCAGCACCGACTGATATTCCAGCAATCAAAGGTATCAATCCAGATGAAACTGAAGGTGAACGTCACGCAAGCGATGATGAGCCATTCTCTTCATTAGCATTCAAAATTGCAACTGACCCATTCGTAGGTAACTTAACCTTCTTCCGTGTGTACTCAGGTGTAATTAACTCTGGTGATACAGTATTAAACTCTGTACGTCAAAAACGTGAACGTTTTGGTCGTATCGTACAGATGCACGCTAATAAACGTGAAGAAATCAAAGAAGTTCGTGCGGGCGATATCGCTGCAGCAATCGGCTTAAAAGATGTAACGACGGGTGATACATTATGTGCTGTCGATGCACCAATCATCCTTGAGCGTATGGAATTCCCAGAGCCAGTAATCTCTGTAGCAGTAGAACCTAAGACTAAAGCTGACCAAGAAAAAATGGGTCTTGCATTAGGTCGTCTTGCTCAAGAAGACCCTTCATTCCGTGTTCACACTGATGAAGAATCTGGTGAAACCATTATTTCTGGTATGGGTGAGTTACACTTAGACATTATCGTTGACCGTATGAAACGTGAGTTCAAAGTGGAAGCTAACATCGGTAAACCACAAGTATCTTACCGTGAAACTATTCGTACTCGTGTTAACGATGTGGAAGGTAAACACGCAAAACAATCTGGTGGTCGTGGTCAATATGGTCATGTTGTTATTGACTTATATCCATTAGATCCAGAAGGTCCTGGTTACGAATTTGTAAACGAAATCAAAGGTGGTGTAATCCCTGGTGAATATATTCCTGCAGTTGATAAAGGTATCCAAGAACAACTTAAATCTGGTCCATTAGCGGGTTACCCAGTAGTAGATCTTGGTGTACGTTTACACTTCGGTTCATACCATGATGTTGACTCATCAGAATTAGCGTTTAAATTAGCGGCTTCTTTAGCATTTAAAGCAGCATTCGCTAAAGCAAACCCAGTTCTACTTGAGCCAATCATGAAAGTTGAAGTAGAAACGCCACCTGAGTATGTTGGTGATGTAATCGGTGACTTAAGCCGTCGTCGTGCTATGGTTAACGGTCAAGAAGCGAACGAATTCGTTGTTAAAATCGATGCAGAAGTTCCACTTTCTGAAATGTTCGGTTATGCAACTGACTTACGTTCACAAACTCAAGGTCGTGCATCATACTCAATGGAACCGTTAAAATATGCTGAAGCTCCAACAAGTGTTGCTGCTGCAGTAATTGAAGCGCGTAAAAAATAA